In Rhodococcus rhodochrous, a single genomic region encodes these proteins:
- a CDS encoding MCE family protein produces MFLVKLIDVFVGALEFLFGGGRRQNTTHMPLVLGTIGIFVLVVGLGAAVGLPRVWYQVRTEPYTAEFANAAGLATGDPVYVAGVPAGRVEGIRLAGTHVDVDFRLDKQRAVGNTSTASVRLETVLGKRYLDLRPVGVDDGANRIPLARTTVPYSLDEIGAGADAVAEDLDLDAMTEMMSTLSQVLPRESDELDRALTGISAASTAFSRHGEQFDQLLDTARKLSEMAVDQQDTLVQNAVDARTLVQTLVVRKDTLTRLVENLRVVIATMSETLTANRGDADRLVANLVEVSGTLQRNADRIGMLMDRLPPALRTVTDATGNGSWADVVTPATVLPDNLLCAIGVMQECR; encoded by the coding sequence ATGTTCCTCGTCAAGCTCATCGACGTCTTCGTCGGCGCCCTCGAGTTCCTGTTCGGTGGTGGCCGACGGCAGAACACCACCCACATGCCGCTCGTGCTCGGCACCATCGGAATCTTCGTCCTCGTCGTCGGACTCGGTGCGGCCGTGGGACTTCCGCGGGTGTGGTACCAGGTGCGCACCGAGCCGTACACGGCCGAGTTCGCCAACGCCGCCGGACTCGCCACCGGCGATCCGGTCTACGTCGCGGGCGTGCCGGCCGGGCGCGTGGAGGGCATCCGGCTCGCCGGTACCCACGTCGACGTCGACTTCCGCCTCGACAAGCAGCGCGCCGTGGGCAACACCTCCACCGCATCGGTCCGGCTCGAAACCGTCCTCGGCAAGCGGTATCTCGATCTCCGTCCCGTCGGGGTCGACGACGGAGCGAACCGGATCCCGCTGGCCCGCACCACCGTTCCCTACTCGCTCGACGAGATCGGAGCCGGCGCCGACGCGGTCGCCGAGGACCTCGACCTCGACGCGATGACCGAGATGATGAGCACCCTGTCGCAGGTGCTGCCGCGGGAGAGCGACGAGCTCGACCGTGCCCTCACCGGTATCAGCGCCGCCTCGACCGCGTTCTCCCGGCACGGCGAACAGTTCGACCAGCTCCTCGACACCGCCCGGAAGCTGTCGGAGATGGCGGTCGACCAGCAGGACACCCTGGTGCAGAACGCGGTCGACGCCCGCACCCTCGTGCAGACCCTCGTCGTCCGCAAGGACACACTCACCCGGCTCGTCGAGAACCTGCGGGTCGTCATCGCGACCATGTCGGAGACGCTCACCGCCAACCGCGGCGACGCCGACCGCCTCGTCGCCAACCTGGTGGAGGTCTCCGGGACCCTCCAGCGCAACGCCGACCGGATCGGCATGCTCATGGACCGCCTACCCCCGGCCCTGCGCACCGTCACCGATGCCACGGGCAACGGCTCGTGGGCGGACGTCGTCACCCCCGCCACGGTCCTTCCCGACAATCTTCTCTGCGCGATCGGAGTGATGCAGGAATGCCGGTGA
- a CDS encoding MCE family protein: protein MPVTSTPTRTSRRKKIVAATLVLLLLIALPAWYVFGRTDRSHTVHADFEYVNGIYVGSTVAVLGVEVGTVTDIEPQGTSVRVTMTVPDEVTLPEDVSAYVMSPAIISERYVELGPAYDGGPTFADGGVIPKDRSHSPIDIDNMLDSLSTIIETMGPDNADLGAVLTSGADVWEGRGAAFHDAIADLAAATGVVGASSEDFALLVENLSALLRALDERSVGLDSMVTDLSALAAVWEESDLDVTEPLQQLQVVFDEVDIFVAQHQESFGAISDNLKVIGDTLGENPQGLAEFMDLVPLMMENLTDTIGPDGRGRIRLNISTALTQFAVAAPLCAEHPLPLCTGAGFTNPISFPISASDPLGIVSAVTGGQPGGNP, encoded by the coding sequence ATGCCGGTGACCTCGACACCGACGAGAACCTCGCGACGGAAGAAGATCGTCGCGGCGACCCTTGTCCTACTCCTTCTGATCGCGTTGCCCGCGTGGTACGTCTTCGGCCGCACCGACCGCAGTCACACCGTCCACGCCGACTTCGAATACGTCAACGGCATCTACGTGGGCAGTACCGTCGCCGTGCTCGGCGTGGAGGTCGGCACCGTCACCGACATCGAACCGCAGGGAACGTCCGTGCGAGTGACGATGACCGTCCCCGACGAGGTGACCCTCCCCGAGGACGTCTCCGCCTACGTGATGAGCCCCGCGATCATCAGCGAACGCTACGTCGAACTGGGGCCCGCCTACGACGGCGGTCCCACCTTCGCCGACGGCGGGGTGATCCCGAAGGACCGCAGCCACTCGCCGATCGACATCGACAACATGCTCGACAGCCTGTCCACGATCATCGAGACGATGGGACCGGACAACGCCGACCTCGGCGCCGTCCTCACCAGCGGAGCCGATGTGTGGGAGGGGCGCGGCGCGGCCTTCCACGACGCCATCGCCGATCTCGCCGCCGCCACGGGCGTCGTCGGGGCATCCAGTGAGGACTTCGCACTGCTCGTCGAGAACCTCTCGGCACTGCTGCGCGCCCTCGACGAACGGTCGGTGGGTCTCGACAGCATGGTCACCGATCTCAGCGCGCTCGCCGCGGTCTGGGAGGAGAGCGATCTCGACGTCACCGAGCCGTTGCAGCAACTGCAGGTCGTGTTCGACGAGGTCGACATCTTCGTCGCGCAGCACCAGGAGAGCTTCGGTGCGATCTCCGACAACCTGAAGGTCATCGGCGACACCCTCGGGGAGAACCCTCAGGGTCTGGCCGAGTTCATGGACCTCGTCCCGCTGATGATGGAGAACCTGACCGACACGATCGGCCCCGACGGTCGCGGCCGCATCCGTCTGAACATCTCCACCGCGCTGACGCAGTTCGCGGTCGCGGCCCCGCTGTGCGCGGAACATCCGCTCCCGCTCTGCACGGGAGCCGGCTTCACCAACCCGATCTCCTTCCCGATCAGCGCCTCGGATCCGCTCGGCATCGTCAGCGCGGTCACCGGTGGACAACCAGGAGGCAACCCGTGA
- a CDS encoding MlaD family protein: MSSASAASPRRSVTWGLALVGAALTCATVVSGCGYGIQDLPVGRSIGGGDFEVTVQLPSADGLVLGADVRYGQQIVGRVAGLDTAPGGADVRVSLEEDLEVPSDVLVSVEIPSALGSPYLRLVPPPNPSSSLLADGDVVSEQNVDLGPRVETMLAALGNVVSGSGLTQLETVVRELNVAFTGRSGSVQALADTATEMMTRAIDEQTSFDQAMTLAADVTRRMVEEEEMFDRYLVETAGAVDVLVAQRESMASLLDATTRLAANVNELTAATPDGAGGLLRDADTITATLASFNDRIGTTLANMNAFMAAFDSSVRGDYLVFDGALEIPESLDTIFTRGYFTGDFTGFDDASAPASLEELLGGER, from the coding sequence GTGAGCTCAGCTTCTGCAGCATCGCCGCGTCGCTCCGTGACGTGGGGCCTGGCCCTCGTCGGTGCCGCTCTCACCTGCGCGACGGTGGTGTCCGGATGCGGCTACGGTATCCAGGATCTTCCCGTCGGACGCTCCATCGGCGGTGGCGACTTCGAGGTCACCGTGCAACTGCCGTCCGCGGACGGCCTGGTCCTCGGCGCCGACGTGCGCTACGGCCAGCAGATCGTCGGCCGCGTCGCCGGACTCGACACCGCACCCGGTGGCGCCGACGTGCGGGTCTCGCTCGAGGAAGACCTCGAGGTCCCGTCCGATGTCCTCGTCTCCGTCGAGATCCCGTCCGCGTTGGGCAGCCCGTACCTGCGGCTCGTCCCGCCACCGAACCCGAGTTCGTCGTTGCTCGCCGACGGTGACGTCGTATCGGAGCAGAACGTCGACCTCGGTCCCCGGGTGGAGACGATGCTCGCCGCGCTCGGCAATGTCGTCAGCGGCAGCGGACTGACCCAACTCGAGACCGTCGTGCGCGAACTCAACGTCGCATTCACCGGCCGATCCGGGAGCGTCCAGGCCCTCGCCGACACCGCGACCGAGATGATGACCCGCGCGATCGACGAACAGACCTCCTTCGACCAGGCCATGACGCTCGCCGCCGACGTCACCCGACGGATGGTCGAGGAGGAGGAGATGTTCGACCGCTATCTCGTCGAAACCGCCGGCGCCGTCGATGTCCTGGTGGCCCAACGCGAGAGTATGGCTTCCCTGCTCGACGCCACCACGCGCCTGGCGGCGAACGTCAACGAGTTGACTGCCGCGACCCCCGACGGGGCCGGGGGGCTGCTGCGCGACGCCGACACGATCACCGCCACGCTCGCGTCGTTCAACGACCGCATCGGCACCACCCTCGCCAACATGAACGCCTTCATGGCCGCCTTCGACAGTTCCGTCCGCGGCGACTACCTGGTATTCGACGGTGCCCTGGAGATCCCGGAGAGCCTCGACACGATCTTCACCCGCGGGTATTTCACCGGTGACTTCACCGGATTCGACGACGCGTCCGCACCGGCCTCGCTGGAAGAACTGCTCGGAGGGGAGCGATGA
- a CDS encoding MlaD family protein: protein MKKIVVVQLVLFVITALTVVPYGIYYIVGPTGVGDRINLHATVDNALGVGEGTVVTYRGVQAGMVTGIGFDPETRRARLDFALDGDTRIPVDSYAKITQGTMAGMLNVDIFPRVDHGPYLTDGDEITMPAEEQPTQISETLAHTADLLETIDPAVISTVGQELGSAFEGLGPDLARLVTDADRISAQLAEDAPALAELLDRAAGLTGTMAENSTEFVDGMASARTVAESLQANEDRIASMMATGPDAMRRADEAIGANQESFSAVLANLGAVGPVISDRSAALRTGLDAIPRGLAALESIVHGDRADFALIATQGPACYYDNPRRALGDTSPIEPNLDYYCPPGQDLEQRGSRNAPRPNDLGLGGTTPGTVIGPPVVADPILIPSGTELLYFWKSLLEGNTHGTR from the coding sequence ATGAAGAAGATCGTCGTCGTTCAGCTGGTCCTGTTCGTCATCACCGCGCTGACCGTGGTGCCCTACGGCATCTACTACATCGTCGGACCCACCGGTGTCGGCGACCGCATCAACCTCCACGCCACGGTCGACAACGCCCTCGGTGTCGGCGAGGGCACCGTCGTGACCTATCGCGGTGTCCAGGCGGGCATGGTCACCGGTATCGGATTCGACCCCGAGACCCGGCGTGCCCGCCTCGATTTCGCACTCGACGGTGACACCCGTATCCCCGTCGACTCCTACGCCAAGATCACCCAGGGCACCATGGCCGGCATGCTCAACGTCGACATCTTCCCGCGTGTCGACCACGGCCCCTATCTCACCGACGGCGACGAGATCACGATGCCCGCCGAGGAGCAGCCCACCCAGATCTCCGAAACCCTCGCCCACACCGCCGATCTGCTCGAAACCATCGACCCCGCGGTGATCTCGACAGTCGGTCAGGAGCTCGGCAGCGCGTTCGAAGGACTCGGACCCGACCTGGCCCGTCTCGTCACCGACGCCGACCGGATCTCCGCGCAGCTCGCCGAGGACGCGCCCGCCCTCGCCGAACTGCTCGATCGCGCAGCCGGATTGACGGGCACCATGGCCGAGAACTCCACCGAGTTCGTCGACGGGATGGCGTCGGCGCGGACCGTCGCCGAATCATTGCAGGCCAACGAGGATCGCATCGCCTCGATGATGGCCACCGGCCCCGACGCGATGCGCCGTGCCGACGAGGCCATCGGCGCGAACCAGGAGTCGTTCTCCGCGGTGCTCGCCAACCTCGGCGCGGTCGGTCCGGTGATCTCCGACCGGTCCGCGGCGCTGCGCACCGGTCTGGACGCGATTCCCCGCGGCCTAGCGGCACTCGAATCGATCGTGCACGGCGACCGCGCGGACTTCGCCCTGATCGCCACGCAGGGACCGGCCTGCTACTACGACAATCCCCGTCGCGCGCTCGGCGACACGTCCCCGATCGAACCGAACCTCGACTACTACTGCCCACCGGGGCAGGACCTCGAGCAACGCGGCTCCCGCAACGCACCCCGCCCCAACGATCTCGGGCTCGGAGGCACCACCCCGGGCACGGTGATCGGACCGCCTGTCGTCGCCGATCCGATCCTCATCCCGAGCGGCACCGAACTGCTCTATTTCTGGAAGAGCCTGCTGGAAGGCAACACTCATGGCACACGATGA
- a CDS encoding oxygenase MpaB family protein, whose amino-acid sequence MPTPYLDDLDREPVLSSRRTRITITSGPNRWSRKQHKVSDAVDFWSFAGAAANVIMQLGWPEVAYGVMESKVESGSLVKHPWKRARTTATYLAVAILGNDEDRKAYREAVNGAHRFVRSDENSPVKYNAFNRELQLWVAACLYIGIEDMYQLLRGKLDDEQLEEFYCTGSTLGTTLQVTEDMWPATRADFDRYWNIACERVVFDETTKAYLMDLVDLKMINWPMRLMFRNLLRFLTIGSLPPIFREALDLEWSEADRRRYEHLFVFVSFVNRFIPRFLRHGGSEALVADLRRRVKSGRNLI is encoded by the coding sequence ATGCCCACTCCCTATCTCGACGACCTGGACCGGGAACCGGTACTGAGCTCGCGCCGGACCCGCATCACCATCACCAGCGGCCCCAACCGATGGAGTCGCAAGCAGCACAAGGTGTCCGACGCCGTCGACTTCTGGTCCTTTGCCGGGGCCGCCGCGAACGTCATCATGCAGCTCGGCTGGCCCGAGGTGGCGTACGGCGTCATGGAGAGCAAGGTCGAATCCGGTTCGCTGGTCAAGCACCCGTGGAAGCGGGCCCGCACCACCGCCACCTACCTGGCTGTGGCGATCCTCGGCAACGACGAGGACCGCAAGGCCTACCGCGAGGCCGTCAACGGTGCCCATCGGTTCGTGCGATCCGACGAGAACAGCCCGGTCAAGTACAACGCGTTCAACCGCGAACTGCAGCTGTGGGTCGCTGCCTGCCTGTACATCGGCATCGAGGACATGTACCAGTTGCTGCGCGGCAAGCTCGACGACGAGCAGCTCGAGGAGTTCTACTGCACCGGTTCCACCCTCGGCACAACCCTGCAGGTCACCGAGGACATGTGGCCCGCGACGCGGGCCGATTTCGACAGGTACTGGAACATCGCCTGCGAGCGGGTCGTCTTCGACGAGACCACCAAGGCGTATTTGATGGACCTGGTCGATCTGAAGATGATCAACTGGCCGATGCGCCTGATGTTCCGGAATCTCCTGCGTTTCCTCACCATCGGGAGCCTGCCCCCGATCTTCCGGGAAGCGCTCGACCTGGAATGGAGCGAAGCCGACCGCCGACGCTACGAGCACTTGTTCGTGTTCGTCTCGTTCGTCAATCGGTTTATCCCGCGTTTCCTGCGGCACGGCGGAAGCGAAGCGCTCGTCGCCGATCTGCGTCGCCGCGTCAAGTCCGGTCGCAATCTGATCTGA
- a CDS encoding oxygenase MpaB family protein produces MTVPDTDIDPDGLLRRYLHDRRFLLALPRAVALQMLHPAIAAGMDHSRTPRRLWLHKRRTVPVLVRAAYDDRHIRPIVRFAHEDVKGTDDLGRRYHALDPDVFFFQHATYVDTLVTMIDVFVRRLEVGEKEALYLDSCAWYRRYGISDRRMPQDWAEFTDYFDDTCASVLARTPSGDRYRDQILQPRDWVQRGIPARVVRALLHPAARTLWEVDVGAAHRRALTAYATYRRLRRGPITR; encoded by the coding sequence ATGACCGTTCCAGACACCGACATCGACCCGGATGGGTTGTTGCGGCGCTACCTGCACGACCGGCGTTTCCTGCTCGCCCTGCCGCGGGCGGTGGCGCTGCAGATGCTGCATCCGGCGATCGCGGCGGGCATGGACCACTCGCGGACGCCGCGCCGGCTCTGGTTGCACAAACGCCGGACGGTGCCGGTGCTCGTCCGTGCCGCCTACGACGACCGTCACATCCGCCCGATCGTCCGGTTCGCGCACGAGGACGTGAAGGGAACGGACGACCTCGGCCGCCGGTACCACGCGCTCGACCCGGATGTCTTCTTCTTCCAGCACGCCACCTACGTCGACACGCTCGTGACGATGATCGACGTCTTCGTCCGTCGCCTCGAGGTGGGGGAGAAGGAGGCGCTCTACCTGGACAGTTGCGCGTGGTACCGGCGTTACGGCATCTCCGATCGGCGGATGCCGCAGGACTGGGCGGAGTTCACGGACTATTTCGACGACACCTGCGCCTCGGTCCTGGCCCGCACACCCAGCGGCGACCGCTACCGCGACCAGATCTTGCAGCCCCGCGACTGGGTGCAGCGTGGGATCCCGGCCCGGGTCGTCCGCGCGCTGCTGCACCCGGCCGCGCGCACGCTGTGGGAGGTCGACGTCGGCGCCGCCCATCGACGCGCACTCACGGCGTATGCGACGTACCGGCGCCTGCGTCGAGGACCGATCACGCGGTAA
- a CDS encoding ABC transporter ATP-binding protein, with protein MGVEVSVEGLTKSFGSQRIWQDVTLTLPAGEVSALLGPSGTGKSVFLKSLIGLLRPEEGSIVIDGTDILQCSSKELYEIRKLFGVLFQDGALFGSMNLYDNVAFPLREHTKKTESEIRQIVMSKLELVGLLGAEDKLPGEISGGMRKRAGLARALVLDPEIILVDEPDSGLDPVRTTYISQTLIDINAEIDATILIVSHNINLARTVPDNIGMLFRRQLVMFGPREVLLTSDEPVVKQFLNGTMIGPIGMSEEKDEATMAHEQALVDAGHHAGGVDDIEGIVPQMQATPGMPERQAVARRQERVRSILHTLPPAARSAILEDMDSQRRTTAFTGSDAPTELIPVVLR; from the coding sequence GTGGGAGTCGAGGTTTCCGTCGAGGGGCTGACCAAGTCCTTCGGCTCGCAACGTATCTGGCAGGACGTGACGTTGACGTTGCCGGCCGGTGAGGTCAGTGCGCTGCTCGGTCCGTCGGGTACCGGTAAGTCGGTGTTCCTCAAGTCGTTGATCGGTCTGTTGCGCCCGGAGGAGGGCTCGATCGTCATCGACGGCACCGATATCCTGCAGTGCTCGAGCAAGGAGCTCTACGAGATCCGCAAGCTGTTCGGGGTGTTGTTCCAGGACGGGGCGTTGTTCGGGTCGATGAACCTCTACGACAATGTCGCCTTCCCGCTGCGCGAGCACACCAAGAAGACCGAATCGGAGATCCGGCAGATCGTGATGAGCAAGCTCGAGCTCGTCGGTCTGCTCGGCGCCGAGGACAAGCTGCCCGGTGAGATCTCCGGGGGGATGCGCAAGCGTGCCGGCCTGGCCCGCGCGTTGGTGCTCGATCCGGAGATCATCCTGGTCGACGAGCCGGATTCGGGTCTCGATCCGGTGCGCACCACCTACATTTCGCAGACGTTGATCGACATCAACGCCGAGATCGATGCGACGATCCTGATCGTGTCGCACAACATCAATCTGGCGCGCACGGTGCCGGACAACATCGGCATGTTGTTCCGTCGGCAGTTGGTGATGTTCGGTCCGCGTGAGGTGTTGTTGACCTCGGACGAGCCGGTGGTCAAGCAGTTCCTCAACGGCACGATGATCGGTCCGATCGGGATGTCGGAGGAGAAGGACGAGGCGACGATGGCGCACGAGCAGGCGCTCGTCGATGCCGGTCATCATGCCGGTGGTGTGGACGATATCGAGGGGATCGTGCCGCAGATGCAGGCCACGCCAGGGATGCCGGAGCGGCAGGCGGTGGCGCGTCGGCAGGAGCGGGTGCGCTCGATCCTGCACACCCTGCCCCCGGCCGCCCGGAGCGCCATCCTCGAGGACATGGATTCTCAGCGTCGAACCACGGCGTTCACGGGGTCCGACGCGCCCACCGAACTGATTCCGGTGGTGCTGCGTTAG
- a CDS encoding helix-turn-helix transcriptional regulator, whose protein sequence is MLEVRAERLRREILEFAGTGAGVTALHQRAIELVDRTVRSELTCWALFDPLTLAFGSMTSGRNRIPGEYEPLLAESECGGHDPATFADIARSGRTVVRASDLPSTELAHSLRHAAVWRPLGLDREVRVVFTVDGLCWGSAGFVRSGPDFTDRELEILTMVAPALAAATRAAAVHTLRARPGADPGPAVIVTDPAGEPVASTVAARAWEERLAGPVRLALLLRAATFGARASSTGVFRARIRNEGGGWIVVRAAPLSTDGDESRTAVTIEPAADSELTEVLFAAYALTARECEVCTDVLSGLSTAEIARHRGITPNTVHDHLKSVYAKTGAGSRAELVARLAGRQMPRPSLSSPI, encoded by the coding sequence ATGCTCGAAGTGCGGGCGGAGCGGCTACGCCGCGAGATCCTGGAGTTCGCGGGCACCGGCGCCGGCGTCACCGCACTGCACCAGCGTGCCATCGAACTGGTCGATCGCACCGTACGCAGCGAGCTGACGTGCTGGGCGCTGTTCGATCCCCTGACCCTGGCGTTCGGTTCGATGACGAGTGGGCGCAACCGCATTCCCGGTGAGTACGAGCCACTACTCGCCGAATCGGAATGCGGTGGACACGATCCCGCGACGTTCGCAGACATCGCCCGCAGTGGACGAACGGTGGTGCGGGCCTCGGATCTACCGTCGACCGAACTCGCCCACAGCCTCCGGCACGCTGCGGTGTGGCGCCCACTCGGACTCGACCGTGAGGTGCGGGTCGTCTTCACGGTGGACGGGTTGTGTTGGGGATCGGCCGGTTTCGTCCGATCGGGACCGGACTTCACGGATCGGGAGCTGGAGATCCTGACGATGGTCGCGCCGGCGCTGGCGGCCGCGACCCGGGCGGCCGCCGTCCACACCCTGCGTGCACGCCCCGGAGCCGATCCGGGACCGGCCGTGATCGTGACGGATCCAGCGGGTGAGCCGGTCGCATCGACGGTCGCGGCGCGGGCATGGGAGGAACGGCTCGCCGGTCCCGTGCGGTTGGCACTGCTGTTGCGGGCGGCAACGTTCGGGGCTCGGGCGAGTTCGACCGGAGTGTTCCGGGCGCGTATCCGCAACGAGGGTGGAGGCTGGATCGTCGTCCGTGCAGCGCCGTTGAGCACCGACGGCGACGAATCCCGCACGGCGGTCACCATCGAACCCGCGGCCGACAGTGAGCTCACAGAGGTGCTGTTCGCCGCGTACGCGCTGACCGCACGCGAGTGCGAGGTGTGCACCGACGTGCTGAGCGGACTGTCGACGGCCGAGATCGCTCGGCACCGGGGCATCACGCCGAACACGGTGCACGACCACCTCAAATCCGTCTATGCGAAGACGGGAGCGGGTAGTCGCGCGGAACTCGTCGCTCGGTTGGCCGGCCGGCAGATGCCCCGGCCGTCGCTGTCGTCCCCTATCTAA
- a CDS encoding DUF1304 domain-containing protein: MIVVAQLAALAAAAVHLLAFVWETILFRRPSIHRDVFRIPTEDVRPVRMWAFNVGFYNLFLGSGALAGVILWWTGHEAPGRTLVVYTCTFMFLAGIALFASDRMAMSRPRGAGVVGSLCQSVPSLVALVALALA; encoded by the coding sequence ATGATCGTCGTTGCGCAACTCGCGGCCCTCGCCGCCGCCGCGGTGCACCTGCTGGCCTTCGTGTGGGAGACGATCCTCTTCCGCCGTCCGAGCATCCACCGGGACGTGTTCCGCATCCCGACCGAGGACGTCCGGCCGGTGCGGATGTGGGCGTTCAACGTCGGCTTCTACAACCTCTTTCTCGGCTCCGGAGCGCTCGCCGGGGTGATCCTGTGGTGGACCGGCCACGAGGCGCCGGGCCGCACGCTCGTCGTCTACACGTGCACATTCATGTTCCTGGCCGGGATCGCACTGTTCGCCTCGGATCGGATGGCGATGAGCCGTCCGCGGGGAGCCGGGGTGGTGGGGTCGCTCTGTCAGAGCGTGCCGTCGCTGGTCGCGCTCGTGGCGCTGGCGCTGGCGTAG
- a CDS encoding pirin family protein, whose translation MPAVTIDNILALPRVEEPAPDALSRPVLSVTTAPRGFEGEGFPVRRAFAGIETKYLDPFIHMDQMGEVNYAPGEPKGTPWHPHRGFETVTYMIDGIMQHRDSHGGGGTIGGGDTQWMTAGSGILHIEAPPEHLVVSGGLFHGVQLWVNLPKAEKFVAPRYQDIGGGEVALLSSADGGALIRVIAGELDGHRGPGSTHTPITLLHATVAPGASVTLPWNPEFNALAYVLAGDGAVGPEHRPIRTGQTAVFGRGESLTISAAATQDSRTDALEVFVLGGKPIRERVVMAGPFVMNTRAEIIEAMEDFQAGRFGSIPAVRGSDEKDLDR comes from the coding sequence GTGCCCGCCGTAACCATCGACAACATTCTCGCTCTTCCCCGCGTCGAAGAGCCCGCACCCGACGCGCTCTCGCGTCCTGTCCTGTCGGTGACCACCGCTCCGCGTGGCTTCGAAGGCGAAGGCTTCCCCGTCCGCCGTGCGTTCGCGGGCATCGAGACGAAGTACCTCGACCCGTTCATCCACATGGATCAGATGGGCGAAGTGAACTACGCACCCGGCGAACCGAAAGGCACGCCCTGGCATCCGCACCGCGGCTTCGAGACCGTCACCTACATGATCGACGGCATCATGCAGCACCGCGACTCCCACGGAGGCGGCGGCACCATCGGCGGCGGCGACACCCAGTGGATGACCGCCGGCAGCGGCATCCTGCACATCGAAGCACCACCGGAACACCTCGTGGTCAGCGGTGGACTGTTCCACGGCGTGCAGTTGTGGGTGAACCTGCCCAAGGCCGAGAAGTTCGTCGCACCGCGGTACCAGGACATCGGCGGCGGCGAGGTCGCCCTGCTGTCCTCGGCCGACGGCGGCGCGCTCATCCGGGTGATCGCCGGAGAGCTCGACGGGCACCGCGGCCCCGGTTCGACGCACACGCCGATCACCCTGCTGCACGCCACCGTGGCACCGGGAGCGAGCGTCACCCTGCCGTGGAACCCCGAATTCAACGCGCTGGCATACGTGCTCGCGGGCGATGGCGCGGTCGGACCGGAACACCGTCCGATCCGCACCGGACAGACGGCCGTCTTCGGCAGGGGCGAGAGCCTGACGATCTCTGCTGCCGCGACGCAGGATTCGCGCACCGACGCCCTCGAGGTGTTCGTGCTCGGCGGCAAGCCGATTCGTGAACGCGTCGTCATGGCCGGTCCGTTCGTCATGAACACCCGGGCCGAGATCATCGAGGCGATGGAGGACTTCCAGGCCGGGCGATTCGGTTCCATTCCCGCCGTGCGCGGCTCGGACGAGAAAGACCTGGACCGATAG
- a CDS encoding MerR family transcriptional regulator gives MRISDLAQAAGTTVRAVRHYHRLGLMPEPPRTPNGYRDYELADLVRLLRIRWLAQSGVPLGSVATVLGGHVTDSDDHDAESDLTADLESLLEAADTQIRTLQVKREALAAILERHRAGDRLSPLPAPIVDAFDELIDGEDDPHTRTLFVRERDSWEMLALTGQASPEYLDAMRTLLDDPEQRHAMVAVYRRFGALAGQDSTAAADEITAVIDGMTALLDDIPIMVEVLGSWAAEAATALDSNTEVLAEFLPDPAQQAVAIGFVRRVAAQSGPQQDGVRA, from the coding sequence ATGAGGATCAGCGACTTGGCCCAGGCCGCAGGAACCACCGTTCGCGCCGTCCGGCATTACCACCGGCTCGGGCTCATGCCCGAACCCCCACGGACACCCAACGGATACCGGGACTACGAACTGGCCGACCTGGTGCGGCTGCTGCGTATCCGCTGGCTCGCCCAGTCGGGTGTTCCACTGGGTTCGGTGGCGACCGTCCTCGGTGGCCACGTCACCGACAGCGACGACCACGACGCCGAGTCCGACCTCACCGCAGATCTCGAGTCGCTGCTCGAGGCGGCAGATACTCAGATCCGGACGCTGCAGGTCAAACGTGAGGCACTCGCCGCGATTCTCGAGCGTCACCGCGCCGGCGACCGGCTCTCGCCCTTGCCGGCACCGATCGTCGACGCGTTCGATGAACTCATCGACGGCGAGGACGACCCGCACACCCGGACGTTGTTCGTGCGCGAACGCGACAGCTGGGAGATGCTCGCCCTCACCGGGCAGGCATCACCGGAGTATCTCGACGCCATGCGAACCCTGCTCGACGACCCCGAACAACGGCACGCCATGGTCGCCGTCTACCGACGCTTCGGTGCGCTCGCCGGGCAGGATTCCACCGCGGCGGCCGACGAGATCACCGCCGTCATCGACGGCATGACCGCGCTGCTCGACGACATCCCGATCATGGTGGAGGTGCTCGGTTCGTGGGCGGCCGAGGCGGCAACGGCTCTCGACTCGAACACCGAAGTGCTCGCCGAGTTCCTTCCGGACCCGGCACAGCAGGCCGTTGCAATCGGGTTCGTCCGGCGCGTCGCTGCACAGTCGGGACCGCAACAGGACGGAGTGCGGGCATGA